A stretch of the Aegilops tauschii subsp. strangulata cultivar AL8/78 chromosome 4, Aet v6.0, whole genome shotgun sequence genome encodes the following:
- the LOC109739487 gene encoding leucine-rich repeat receptor protein kinase MSL1 produces MDGVYEALVVTVAAFVGISVPCLLVAFLCRHRKNRLLEPDHRCSSSSSLPISAPVGISSELSSSWSLYGSAVDSSLKKLSLDDLARATGEFSPDNIIGDGSFGFVYRAVLPDGGPAVAVKRLSADHAAGAGNREFRAELEVLGSLSHRNLARLLGYCAAGRDRLLVYELLERGSLDAWLHGDAASAGGSLPWPARLRVTRGAAAALAFLHHDRHPPVLHRDVKSSNVLLDEGFEAKLADFGHARVVTGGPAASQLSTQAAGTAGYMAPEIREGVGASVKADVYSFGVLMMETVTGRRPSWPMKNIRGKEVELLKWAREKVEAGISSEIADHRMGLEGEKETKEVKTFLDIAQSCTEESPKYRPTMKEVVERLNRL; encoded by the exons ATGGACGGCGTGTACGAAGCGCTGGTCGTGACCGTGGCTGCCTTCGTAGGCATCTCCGtaccctgcctcctcgtcgccttccTCTGCCGCCACCGCAAGAACCGCCTCCTCGAGCCGGACCACCGCtgctcgtcgtcgtcgtcccTCCCAATCTCCGCCCCGGTCGGGATATCGTCGGAGCTCTCCTCGTCGTGGTCTCTGTACGGATCGGCCGTCGACTCCTCCCTCAAGAAGCTCTCGCTCGACGACCTCGCCAGGGCCACCGGCGAATTCTCCCCGGACAACATCATCGGCGACGGCAGCTTCGGGTTCGTGTACCGCGCCGTGCTCCCGgacggcggaccggcggtggccGTCAAGCGCCTCTCCGCGGACCACGCCGCCGGCGCCGGCAACCGCGAGTTCCGCGCCGAGCTGGAGGTGCTCGGCAGCCTCAGCCACCGCAACCTTGCGCGCCTGCTCGGCTACTGCGCCGCCGGGCGCGACCGCCTCCTCGTCTACGAGCTCCTCGAGCGAGGCAGCCTCGACGCCTGGCTGCACGGCGACGCCGCCTCGGCCGGTGGCTCGCTCCCGTGGCCCGCGCGCCTCCGCGTCACCCGCGGCGCAGCGGCCGCGCTCGCCTTCCTGCACCACGACCGCCACCCGCCCGTGCTCCACCGCGACGTCAAGTCCAGCAACGTGCTACTCGACGAGGGGTTCGAGGCCAAGCTCGCCGATTTCGGCCATGCGAGGGTTGTCACCGGCGGTCCTGCCGCGTCGCAGCTCAGCACGCAGGCCGCCGGCACAGCGGG GTACATGGCACCAGAGATACGTGAAGGCGTGGGAGCAAGCGTGAAAGCAGATGTGTACAGTTTTGGCGTGCTAATGATGGAGACAGTGACCGGTCGACGACCAAGCTGGCCAATGAAGAACATTAGAGGTAAGGAGGTAGAACTATTGAAATGGGCAAGGGAAAAGGTTGAGGCCGGCATATCCTCGGAGATTGCGGATCATCGAATGGGTTTAGAAGGGGAAAAGGAAACAAAGGAGGTGAAAACTTTCTTAGACATCGCACAAAGTTGCACAGAGGAGTCTCCTAAGTATCGACCGACAATGAAAGAGGTGGTAGAGAGGCTCAATAGGCTGTGA
- the LOC109739518 gene encoding large ribosomal subunit protein uL3 isoform X1, whose protein sequence is MSHRKFEHPRHGSLGFLPRKRCSRHRGKVKAFPRDDQSKKCHLTAFLGYKAGMTHIVREVEKPGSKLHKKETCEAVTIVETPPIVIVGLVAYVKTPRGLRTLNSVWAQHLSEDVRRRFYKNWCKSKKKAFTKYALKYDSDAGKKEIQMQLEKMKKYATVVRVIAHTQIRKMKGLKQKKAHLMEIQINGGTIADKVDYGYNFFEKEVPIDAVFQKDEMIDIIGVTKGKGYEGVVTRWGVTRLPRKTHRGLRKVACIGAWHPARVSYTVARAGQNGYHHRTEMNKKVYKIGKVGQETHDASTEFDRTEKDITPMGGFPHYGVVKADYLMIKGCCVGPKKRVVTLRQSLLKQTSRLALEEIKLKFVDTSSKFGHGRFQTTDEKQRFYGKLKA, encoded by the exons ATGTCGCACCGTAAGTTCGAGCACCCGAGGCACGGATCCCTCGGTTTCCTCCCCAGGAAGCGGTGCTCGCGCCACCGCGGAAAGG TGAAGGCCTTTCCCAGAGATGACCAATCCAAGAAATGCCACCTCACTGCCTTCCTTGGCTACAAGGCTGGGATGACCCACATTGTGCGTGAGGTTGAGAAGCCTGGTTCCA AGCTACACAAGAAGGAGACATGTGAGGCTGTCACCATTGTTGAGACACCCCCGATTGTTATTGTTGGACTTGTTGCCTATGTGAAGACTCCTCGTGGCCTTCGTACTCTCAACTCTGTCTGGGCACAGCATCTCAGCGAAGATGTCAGGAGAAGGTTCTACAAGAACTGGTGCAAGAGCAAGAAGAAGGCCTTCACCAAGTATGCTCTGAAGTATGACAGTGATGCTGGCAAGAAAGAAATCCAGATGCAGCTTGAGAAGATGAAGAAGTATGCTACTGTTGTCCGTGTTATCGCCCATACCCAG ATCAGGAAGATGAAGGGGTTGAAGCAGAAGAAGGCTCACCTCATGGAGATCCAGATCAATGGCGGCACCATTGCCGATAAGGTCGACTATGGTTACAACTTCTTTGAGAAGGAAGTCCCCATTGATGCAGTCTTCCAAAAGGATGAGATGATTGACATCATCGGAGTTACCAAGGGTAAGGGTTACGAAGGTGTTGTGACACGTTGGGGTGTCACCCGTCTTCCCCGCAAGACCCACAGAGGTCTTCGCAAGGTTGCCTGTATTGGTGCCTGGCATCCTGCTAGGGTGTCCTACACTGTTGCTCGTGCTGGTCAGAATGGATACCACCACCGAACTGAGATGAACAAGAAGGTCTACAAGATTGGCAAGGTTGGACAGGAAACTCATGATGCCTCTACCGAGTTCGACAG GACCGAGAAGGACATCACTCCCATGGGTGGCTTCCCTCACTATGGTGTGGTGAAGGCTGACTACCTGATGATCAAGGGATGCTGTGTTGGCCCCAAGAAGCGTGTGGTGACCCTCCGCCAGTCCCTGCTGAAGCAGACCTCTCGTCTTGCCCTGGAGGAGATCAAGCTCAAGTTCGTCGACACCTCTTCCAAGTTCGGGCACGGTCGCTTCCAGACCACGGACGAGAAGCAGAGGTTCTACGGCAAGCTCAAGGCTTGA
- the LOC109739496 gene encoding uncharacterized protein translates to MDRYQRVEKPRNETPIRENEIRITALGRMRNYIGYGMSLLEENGHDEITIKAMGRAINKTVMVAELIKRRVAGLHQNTSIESVGITDTWEPLEEGLVPLETTRHVSMITLTLSKEPLDTSSPGYQPPIPAEEVKPAFDYEHEGSFPSARGRGRGGPGGGRRGRGRAISNGPPPYDWGEEWEEDGDYYYNGRGRGRGRLRGRGRARGYYGGGRRGGYGYDYGYGGRGGYYEEQGGYFDGEPDEYHPPPGRGRGRGRRMEQSEYYNGEPDEYRPPPGRGRGRGRWMEQNEYFDEPYEYPPPGRGRGMGRRGGPWRARGRGRGPMLD, encoded by the exons ATGGATAGATACCAAAGGGTGGAGAAGCCTCGGAATGAGACACCCATTCGTGAGAATGAGATCAGGATCACTGCGCTCGGGAGGATGAGGAACTATATCGGCTACGGGATGTCGTTGCTTGAG GAAAATGGGCATGATGAGATCACTATCAAAGCCATGGGACGAGCCATAAATAAGACGGTCATGGTTGCTGAATTGATCAAG AGAAGGGTTGCTGGTCTCCATCAGAATACGTCTATTGAATCTGTTGGCATCACTGACACATGGGAGCCTCTGGAAGAAGGCCTTGTCCC GCTAGAGACAACTCGTCATGTATCAATGATTACCCTAACATTGTCCAAGGAACCATTGGATACGTCATCTCCAGG GTACCAGCCACCCATACCAGCTGAAGAGGTGAAACCTGCttttgattatgaacatgaag gatcctttccctctgctCGTGGGAGAGGTCGTGGTGGACCTGGTGGCGGCCGAAGGGGCAGGGGCAGAG CTATTAGCAATGGACCCCCTCCTTATGACTGGGGTGAAGAATGGGAGGAGGATGGAGACTATTACTACAATGGTAGAGGCAGAGGGAGAGGCCGGCTAAGAGGAAGGGGAAGAGCCCGTGGCTACTATGGAGGTGGTCGACGTGGTGGCTATGGCTATGATTACGGTTATGGTGGCAGGGGCGGCTACTATGAAGAGCAGGGTGGATACTTTGATGGCGAACCAGATGAGTATCACCCCCCTCCAGGCCGTG GGCGTGGCAGGGGAAGAAGAATGGAGCAGAGTGAATACTACAATGGCGAACCAGATGAGTATCGCCCTCCTCCAGGCCGTG GGCGTGGCAGGGGAAGATGGATGGAGCAGAATGAATACTTCGACGAACCTTATGAATACCCCCCTCCAGGCCGTG GTCGTGGCATGGGAAGAAGGGGAGGCCCATGGCGCGCCCGAGGCCGCGGGCGTGGTCCGATGCTAGATTGA
- the LOC109739518 gene encoding large ribosomal subunit protein uL3 isoform X2, producing the protein MTPAQDPFYIVKDEIQDSIDKVQDTFNQWKQAPENTGEYVHLTRELLTTCESVQWQVDELEKAISVAERDPAYYGLNEVEIGKRRNWTSTARNQVVSIRRNVEAGKHKTAFGRSVNPSELGRSKQHIAQDNDDFIASESDQQMLLMKRQDDELDALSASVQRIGGVGLTIHEELVGQEKLLGELSLDMETTSNRLDFVQKRVAMVLKKASLKGQIMMIAFLVVLFIILFVLGKEGKMSHRKFEHPRHGSLGFLPRKRCSRHRGKVKAFPRDDQSKKCHLTAFLGYKAGMTHIVREVEKPGSKLHKKETCEAVTIVETPPIVIVGLVAYVKTPRGLRTLNSVWAQHLSEDVRRRFYKNWCKSKKKAFTKYALKYDSDAGKKEIQMQLEKMKKYATVVRVIAHTQIRKMKGLKQKKAHLMEIQINGGTIADKVDYGYNFFEKEVPIDAVFQKDEMIDIIGVTKGKGYEGVVTRWGVTRLPRKTHRGLRKVACIGAWHPARVSYTVARAGQNGYHHRTEMNKKVYKIGKVGQETHDASTEFDRTEKDITPMGGFPHYGVVKADYLMIKGCCVGPKKRVVTLRQSLLKQTSRLALEEIKLKFVDTSSKFGHGRFQTTDEKQRFYGKLKA; encoded by the exons ATGACCCCCGCGCAGGACCCCTTCTACATCGTCAAGGACGAGATCCAGGATTCC ATTGACAAAGTACAAGATACTTTTAATCAATGGAAGCAAGCACCTGAAAATACAGGAGAGTATGTGCATCTTACCAGAGAACTGCTAACCACCTGTGAGAGCGTCCAATGGCAG GTGGATGAGTTAGAGAAGGCAATTTCTGTTGCTGAGAGAGATCCAGCTTACTATGGACTTAACGAGGTTGAAATTGGGAAACGGAGGAACTGGACTAGCACCGCCCGCAACCAG GTAGTATCCATACGGAGGAATGTTGAAGCTGGAAAGCACAAGACTGCCTTTGGACGTTCAGTCAATCCTTCTGAACTAGGCAGATCCAAGCAGCACATTGCTCAGGATAACGATGACTTCATTGCTTCAGAATCTGATCAACAGATGCTCCTGATGAA GCGTCAGGATGATGAGTTGGATGCGCTCAGTGCTAGTGTCCAGCGAATTGGAGGTGTAGGTCTCACAATACACGAAGAGCTTGTTGGACAG GAAAAACTTCTAGGTGAACTAAGCCTCGACATGGAAACTACCTCCAACCGGCTCGATTTTGTGCAG AAAAGAGTGGCTATGGTTCTGAAAAAGGCCAGCTTGAAAGGGCAGATCATGATGATAGCTTTCTTGGTGGTTCTTTTCATCATCCTTTTCGTTTTG GGGAAGGAAGGGAAGATGTCGCACCGTAAGTTCGAGCACCCGAGGCACGGATCCCTCGGTTTCCTCCCCAGGAAGCGGTGCTCGCGCCACCGCGGAAAGG TGAAGGCCTTTCCCAGAGATGACCAATCCAAGAAATGCCACCTCACTGCCTTCCTTGGCTACAAGGCTGGGATGACCCACATTGTGCGTGAGGTTGAGAAGCCTGGTTCCA AGCTACACAAGAAGGAGACATGTGAGGCTGTCACCATTGTTGAGACACCCCCGATTGTTATTGTTGGACTTGTTGCCTATGTGAAGACTCCTCGTGGCCTTCGTACTCTCAACTCTGTCTGGGCACAGCATCTCAGCGAAGATGTCAGGAGAAGGTTCTACAAGAACTGGTGCAAGAGCAAGAAGAAGGCCTTCACCAAGTATGCTCTGAAGTATGACAGTGATGCTGGCAAGAAAGAAATCCAGATGCAGCTTGAGAAGATGAAGAAGTATGCTACTGTTGTCCGTGTTATCGCCCATACCCAG ATCAGGAAGATGAAGGGGTTGAAGCAGAAGAAGGCTCACCTCATGGAGATCCAGATCAATGGCGGCACCATTGCCGATAAGGTCGACTATGGTTACAACTTCTTTGAGAAGGAAGTCCCCATTGATGCAGTCTTCCAAAAGGATGAGATGATTGACATCATCGGAGTTACCAAGGGTAAGGGTTACGAAGGTGTTGTGACACGTTGGGGTGTCACCCGTCTTCCCCGCAAGACCCACAGAGGTCTTCGCAAGGTTGCCTGTATTGGTGCCTGGCATCCTGCTAGGGTGTCCTACACTGTTGCTCGTGCTGGTCAGAATGGATACCACCACCGAACTGAGATGAACAAGAAGGTCTACAAGATTGGCAAGGTTGGACAGGAAACTCATGATGCCTCTACCGAGTTCGACAG GACCGAGAAGGACATCACTCCCATGGGTGGCTTCCCTCACTATGGTGTGGTGAAGGCTGACTACCTGATGATCAAGGGATGCTGTGTTGGCCCCAAGAAGCGTGTGGTGACCCTCCGCCAGTCCCTGCTGAAGCAGACCTCTCGTCTTGCCCTGGAGGAGATCAAGCTCAAGTTCGTCGACACCTCTTCCAAGTTCGGGCACGGTCGCTTCCAGACCACGGACGAGAAGCAGAGGTTCTACGGCAAGCTCAAGGCTTGA